CGGCCGCGGCAAAGCCCAGGTAGGCGCGTGACCAGGCATCGGGATAGACCGGCACGGCGCCGAAGATGATGCGGGTGCGTTCGTCGATGGTCGCCTCGACGCCCAGATCGGCGCCGTTGTTGTCCATCAGACTGAAATTGCCGATCTGTGTCGCAAACGCGAATGGGCCGGCGAAATTGGTGTTGTACAAATCGACCAGCCCCAGTTGGTGTCCGAATTCGTGCGCCATCACACCGTTGAGCACGGTGATGCGGTTGTCCTGTATTTCGGTCTCCGGCATGATGGTCGCTTCCGACAGCGAGTCGGCGCCGCCTTTGAGCATCAGCGTTTCACCCAACGTCAGGAAGGCCGAGAACAGATCGTGCGGCGAGTCGCCGGCGATATCGGATTGGCCGTCAGCGCCGGCGTGAAAGAAAATTACGGCGTCGTAGTCGGAGAGCATGACGGACGGATCAACGGAAGCGGCCGTCGCGGCATCGACGACAAATTGGCGTAAGCGGTCGACAATGACCACCGAATCATCAACGACCTGTGTGCCGTAGTAGCCCATCGGCTCCGGCATTTGATAGGCGCTGTCGGCTGCGACGGGAAGCACCGTGTTGTCCAGCGTCAGCATGCCGTTGGAGACGACATTCCAATAGATTCCCAATGCGCGGAGATGCGCCGCGAAATACGCACGATCGTGCGGAGATGTGTCGAGGTTGTGGCCGTGCTCCTGGCGGAATGCCACAGTGTCGCGCATGTCGAAACGGCCGCGCCCCGTGGTCAGCGGATCGTCGGGTTCTTCAAATGGGAACTCGACACGGATGCCGAGGACGCGGATGGTGCGCGCCTCGTTCAGGGCCGCCCCCATGCCCGCCGGACGGTGTGATGGACGTTCCGATCCGAGAATGTTCCGCCGCGACGGCTGCGGGCAAATGCAGCGTCGGGCGCGAGCCGACGGATCGACGACAATCTTGTCGGCGCGCAGCGGAATCAGCCCTCCCGCCAAAACTGGTCCGCCAGGGCACAGCGCGGACAAGGCCAGCGCCATCGCGACGAGCACAGTGTGAGCGGTCATCGCACTTATGTGAGTCACCGTCCCGATCAGAAGCGCCCCGTAAAGCTGTAACGAACCGTGTTCGCCAGCGGCAGATTGTCCTGCGACGGGATATAGCCGATGTCCAGGTGCATGTTTTCCAGCGCCAGGCCGACGCCGACCGTCATCGTCTTGATTTGTCCGTCCTCGTCGTGGATGTAGCCGCCGCGCAGCGCGATGGTCGAAGAGTACCAGTACTCCGCGCCGACGTTGTAGATGATTTGCTTGAACTCATCGGATGCGCCGTCGCCCAAGTCGACCAATTCCTTGTTGAAATCCGTGACGAGCGTGAGCCGATTGTACGGCGAATCCCACAGTTTGTATGCGAAACCCACTCCGAGATTGCGCGGCAGCGGGTCGGATTGCTGCGCGTCGATGTAGGAGATGTCCGGCCCGAGATTGGTGACCGCCCCGCCAAGCGTCAGCCGTTTCCACGGCGTGTTGTACAGAAAGCCGGCATCGAGCGCAAACGCCACGGCGCTGCCGGAACCGATTTCGGTGCCGGCGCCCTGATCGGCCAGACGGGAGTAGATGATCTTGGCGGTCAGGCCGGCGGCGAGATTGTGAGACAGGCGTGTGCCATAGGAGATCGACGTGGAGAGGTCGAACGAGTGGAACAGATCGACGACATTGCCGAATTCGTCGGTGCGGGGGATCTCGCCGTATGTCAGGAAGGTGATCGCCGCGCCGAATGTGCCATAA
This Candidatus Zixiibacteriota bacterium DNA region includes the following protein-coding sequences:
- a CDS encoding immune inhibitor A domain-containing protein yields the protein MTAHTVLVAMALALSALCPGGPVLAGGLIPLRADKIVVDPSARARRCICPQPSRRNILGSERPSHRPAGMGAALNEARTIRVLGIRVEFPFEEPDDPLTTGRGRFDMRDTVAFRQEHGHNLDTSPHDRAYFAAHLRALGIYWNVVSNGMLTLDNTVLPVAADSAYQMPEPMGYYGTQVVDDSVVIVDRLRQFVVDAATAASVDPSVMLSDYDAVIFFHAGADGQSDIAGDSPHDLFSAFLTLGETLMLKGGADSLSEATIMPETEIQDNRITVLNGVMAHEFGHQLGLVDLYNTNFAGPFAFATQIGNFSLMDNNGADLGVEATIDERTRIIFGAVPVYPDAWSRAYLGFAAAETVTDTANARVWLAQGIEEVPGNRHMWRVPISQTEYYLIENRQNDVVGSVPLNNQGDIRIISYTSGAGLRLDSNTNVVLGPADTTTFPGQPPVLTSEFDFLLPGSGILIWHVDEGVAALDYVPDDDIDNNFLANTLQWDPQRLFVRLIEASGLRRLGSSGIFSFYTGGEIDYWRQGTQTEFSKSSVPRVGSHTGAVPDIRIHGIGISSPSMQFSVSSATNLSGFPVFAGEAHGDQAAITVTDLTLSAGQWTTPPDGMPEIYAANDDYILGWDWSGQPLSDVAIVDTTFDFDTSITEHSVFPVAIGEDDGSDWLSPPMIMPVEGEAAWMAAITRNGRVHRWEMIDRD